Proteins encoded by one window of Ochrobactrum sp. BTU1:
- the virB11 gene encoding P-type DNA transfer ATPase VirB11, giving the protein MSDAQSLREISYVEQYLSPLREYLVNDAVNELVINPNGSIFIEVSGGDRMTEIDVTLPPQAIKRLGAQLAGETRNTLGALSPIVSGRVMVWGDPQRVQIVVEPAVEHGVSLSIRKYMTKALASTEIGFVDGKQIRVDDERRQRQEAIAEMARLGDLQGLFRNAIEQHFNILISGGTSSGKTTVARSLIEMMLPHERLITIEDAQELFPPHRNQVGLVTERKEKSARSPSKLLESCLRMRPDRIILGEIRGVEAYDFLEAINTGHPGAVTTIHADSPALAFDRLALMVMRSGIKMSHGEVIAYAKRTIDLVIQVGRRDGKRGVLEVYLPSTDEDKNT; this is encoded by the coding sequence ATGAGTGATGCCCAGTCCCTACGTGAGATTTCTTATGTTGAGCAGTATTTGAGCCCACTTCGAGAATATCTTGTCAATGACGCAGTAAACGAACTTGTCATCAATCCAAACGGGTCCATCTTCATCGAGGTTTCGGGTGGTGATCGGATGACCGAGATAGACGTCACTTTGCCTCCCCAAGCCATCAAACGTCTCGGTGCACAATTGGCCGGGGAAACGCGAAATACCCTTGGTGCGCTCAGCCCCATTGTTTCGGGGCGAGTCATGGTGTGGGGGGACCCCCAACGCGTACAAATCGTCGTTGAGCCAGCAGTGGAGCATGGAGTCTCGCTTTCGATCCGTAAATATATGACCAAAGCGCTAGCTAGCACCGAGATCGGGTTCGTTGATGGGAAACAAATTCGTGTCGATGACGAAAGACGCCAGCGGCAAGAAGCAATAGCCGAGATGGCTCGGTTAGGTGATCTTCAGGGGCTTTTTCGTAATGCCATTGAGCAGCATTTTAATATTCTGATCTCGGGAGGAACCTCCTCTGGCAAAACTACTGTCGCAAGATCACTTATTGAAATGATGCTGCCACATGAGCGGCTCATAACAATCGAAGATGCACAAGAGCTCTTCCCGCCACACCGAAATCAGGTCGGACTGGTTACAGAGCGCAAGGAGAAGTCCGCGCGTTCGCCATCAAAGCTTCTGGAGAGCTGTCTACGTATGCGCCCGGATCGTATCATTCTTGGTGAGATACGCGGTGTTGAAGCCTACGATTTTTTAGAGGCCATCAATACCGGCCATCCTGGTGCGGTTACAACTATTCATGCTGACAGCCCCGCTTTGGCATTCGATCGTCTTGCCTTGATGGTCATGCGTTCGGGAATAAAAATGTCTCATGGTGAGGTGATTGCCTACGCAAAGCGTACGATTGACTTGGTCATTCAGGTTGGTAGGCGAGACGGTAAGCGAGGCGTACTCGAGGTTTACCTTCCGTCTACGGATGAAGACAAAAACACCTAG
- a CDS encoding TrbI/VirB10 family protein — MEKKQIISDLNKERLQNVDAEANSDPDSEIREELVNSRRARQHSGRSGGAKNSRIVTAAVLLGTSVVLIAIFIGPQKLFNSMFGKGIETQRTSNVDLKVGQRRDDQVSLDFSVPAKAMPEVKQVDPNAELNERFKALQAEMEAIQRNRQPSLSNSDIQRMMSKYNDELTRKFDEQRAQLQEENRQLREEASKSAEARKRAEEAAKAAALEQREREALEKTKRESNAVVVDQGGAPGAAFASSGGGESNRDEMSRDSQFLQTAATTSYTTAASRHLPDTSRTVVQGTIISAVLETAIDTQLPGSLRAQITEPVFSFDGSRILMPQGTIVVGQFNNEVNLEQRRVQIAWNRAITPDGKSIDLGSIGTDKLGRSGTLGNVDNRYARKFSAAVLISSISAIPAAISTQVERRKEPSENSTIINVGSGNSRGGGDDIGSTISKSLGDQAKGALEQYMNLPPIIRVPQGEEVRIFVNRDLVFR, encoded by the coding sequence ATGGAAAAGAAGCAGATCATCTCGGACCTGAATAAAGAGCGGCTCCAGAACGTGGATGCCGAAGCTAATTCGGACCCGGATTCTGAGATTCGCGAAGAACTCGTGAACTCACGTCGCGCCCGGCAACATTCTGGCAGGTCCGGTGGAGCTAAAAACTCCCGTATCGTTACTGCTGCGGTCCTGCTCGGAACAAGCGTTGTTTTGATTGCAATTTTTATTGGACCACAGAAGCTCTTCAACTCAATGTTTGGAAAAGGGATTGAAACGCAACGAACTTCAAATGTGGATCTGAAGGTGGGTCAACGTCGTGATGACCAAGTCAGCCTCGACTTTTCCGTTCCCGCCAAAGCAATGCCAGAAGTTAAACAAGTCGATCCCAACGCTGAGTTGAACGAACGCTTCAAGGCACTGCAAGCCGAGATGGAGGCCATTCAGCGAAATAGACAACCATCCCTGTCGAATTCTGACATCCAGCGAATGATGAGCAAGTATAATGATGAACTCACCCGCAAGTTCGACGAGCAACGAGCCCAACTCCAAGAAGAAAACAGGCAATTACGGGAGGAGGCTTCCAAGTCTGCTGAAGCCCGAAAACGAGCGGAAGAAGCTGCAAAAGCAGCGGCTTTAGAGCAGAGAGAACGAGAAGCACTTGAAAAGACCAAGCGAGAATCAAATGCCGTGGTCGTTGATCAGGGCGGAGCGCCTGGTGCTGCATTTGCCAGCAGTGGTGGGGGAGAGAGTAACCGCGACGAGATGAGCAGAGACTCGCAGTTTCTCCAGACTGCAGCTACAACGTCTTATACGACAGCTGCTTCGCGACACCTTCCAGATACGTCCCGTACAGTTGTTCAAGGAACGATAATCTCTGCCGTCCTGGAAACAGCTATCGACACGCAGTTGCCTGGAAGCTTGCGTGCACAGATTACTGAACCGGTATTTTCTTTCGATGGGTCTCGAATATTGATGCCGCAAGGGACGATCGTGGTGGGCCAATTTAACAATGAGGTAAATCTGGAGCAAAGGCGCGTCCAAATTGCTTGGAACCGGGCGATCACGCCTGACGGAAAGTCGATCGATCTAGGATCCATAGGGACTGACAAGCTTGGACGATCGGGAACACTTGGAAATGTTGATAACCGCTATGCTAGAAAATTCAGCGCGGCGGTCCTGATCAGCAGCATATCTGCTATTCCAGCTGCTATTTCAACACAGGTGGAGCGGCGGAAAGAGCCAAGTGAGAATTCAACGATAATAAATGTCGGTTCTGGTAACAGTCGTGGAGGTGGGGACGATATCGGCAGTACGATTAGCAAATCGCTGGGAGACCAAGCAAAGGGAGCCCTTGAACAATACATGAACCTTCCTCCAATCATTCGAGTGCCTCAAGGGGAAGAGGTTCGAATCTTCGTCAATCGCGATTTGGTGTTCCGATGA